The Nesterenkonia xinjiangensis genome contains a region encoding:
- a CDS encoding purine-cytosine permease family protein, which translates to MPATPVEEPETRLGPAATSAGAARSAESGTPTQPETRGIELIDESSRRGRPGALFWVWAAPNASFLTFTMGAVMIAVLGLSLVQAFIVIAAASVGWILTGIIAVSGPAAGTSGSVISRAMYGVLGNRLVVGLYGWLLAAVYLSLTWSAASINGLGLLGRMGLAQTATLGVVVVLVVSGLTVLVAVYGHGLILKTYPYITNFLVVMFVITSLFMIPHFDFSHAPAEPLGGMQLAMMMTIGFTMLVSTPVSFINSPDMARYLPKATPGWRVAAATALGGALPGIVFTSVGALIATGAGFDMVLDPMGAFDAGLPGWFFPLFTIAVIVAAIALNAMTTYSASMALQALGIPIRRIPSALIIAVIGTVLTIVSVAIYDFTTAVSQMLQVIVVAAGPLMAVFVADVLMRRGRYDGVDLLDASPSSTFWYRKGWNLAGLLSLVLGGVASAMCLNSDVYVGPVAAVTGLDLSIPAGLVIAAGSYVLLSRTRLTAHVA; encoded by the coding sequence ATGCCCGCCACACCCGTCGAGGAGCCGGAGACCCGGCTCGGACCGGCCGCGACCAGCGCCGGCGCAGCCCGTTCGGCCGAGTCCGGAACCCCCACCCAGCCGGAGACCCGAGGCATCGAGCTCATCGACGAGTCGAGCCGCCGTGGACGCCCCGGAGCCCTCTTCTGGGTCTGGGCCGCGCCCAACGCCAGCTTCCTGACCTTCACCATGGGTGCCGTGATGATCGCGGTGCTGGGCCTCTCCCTGGTCCAGGCGTTCATCGTCATCGCCGCGGCCTCCGTGGGATGGATCCTCACCGGCATCATCGCGGTCAGCGGCCCGGCCGCCGGCACGTCCGGCTCCGTCATCAGCCGCGCCATGTACGGGGTGCTGGGCAACAGGCTCGTCGTGGGCCTCTACGGCTGGCTGCTGGCCGCCGTCTACCTCTCGTTGACCTGGTCCGCGGCCTCCATCAACGGGCTCGGTCTTCTGGGCCGGATGGGCCTGGCGCAGACGGCGACCCTCGGTGTCGTCGTCGTGTTGGTGGTCTCCGGGCTCACCGTCCTGGTGGCCGTCTACGGGCACGGGCTGATCCTGAAGACCTACCCGTACATCACCAACTTCCTGGTGGTCATGTTCGTGATCACCTCGCTGTTCATGATCCCGCACTTCGACTTCAGCCACGCCCCGGCGGAGCCGCTGGGCGGCATGCAGCTGGCCATGATGATGACCATCGGCTTCACCATGCTGGTCTCCACGCCGGTGTCCTTCATCAACAGCCCTGATATGGCCCGCTACCTGCCGAAGGCGACACCCGGCTGGCGGGTGGCCGCCGCCACCGCGCTCGGCGGCGCGCTGCCCGGCATCGTCTTCACCTCGGTCGGGGCGCTGATCGCCACCGGGGCCGGATTCGACATGGTCCTGGACCCCATGGGTGCCTTCGACGCCGGACTGCCCGGCTGGTTCTTCCCACTGTTCACCATCGCGGTGATCGTGGCGGCCATTGCCCTGAACGCGATGACCACCTACAGCGCCTCGATGGCCCTGCAGGCCTTGGGCATCCCGATCCGCCGGATCCCCTCGGCGCTGATCATCGCCGTCATCGGCACCGTTCTGACCATCGTCTCCGTGGCGATCTACGACTTCACCACGGCGGTCTCCCAGATGCTTCAGGTCATCGTGGTCGCCGCCGGGCCGCTCATGGCGGTCTTCGTCGCCGACGTGCTGATGCGCCGTGGCCGGTACGACGGCGTGGACCTTCTGGACGCCTCGCCGTCGAGCACCTTCTGGTACCGGAAGGGCTGGAACCTGGCTGGGCTGTTGAGCCTGGTGCTGGGCGGCGTCGCCTCCGCGATGTGCCTCAACAGCGACGTCTATGTGGGTCCGGTGGCCGCGGTCACGGGACTGGACCTGTCCATTCCGGCCGGGCTCGTGATCGCCGCCGGCAGCTACGTCCTGCTCTCCCGCACGCGCCTGACCGCCCATGTCGCCTGA
- a CDS encoding type III polyketide synthase produces the protein MPARIISIGTALPETSAPQPDLRAFFAGQPGADRLTRRLIGGAFDASGIETRHTVLEGLAGSPDGVFIAEDGTLLSPTTGVRNDLYRSAAPPLAATAARDALTRGAVAADQITHVITVSCTGFFAPGLDYHLVRDLGLSEDVERTHLGFMGCSAALPALRLASQIAEGRPRAVVLVVCLELCSLHVRETSDPEQVVAASVFADGAAAALVTAGDIPGDPGGLVLDRFATALTREGESDMSWTIGDHGFQMTLSAEVPRIIGREIRDAVDRFLGDDPPPGIWAVHPGGRSVLDRVETGLGLEPAALHASRAVLRDCGNMSSATILFILRRLLEDPAVEGPIAALAFGPGLTVESALMHRKR, from the coding sequence ATGCCTGCGCGGATCATCTCCATCGGGACGGCGCTGCCGGAGACCTCGGCGCCGCAGCCGGATCTGCGCGCCTTCTTCGCCGGGCAGCCCGGCGCGGACCGACTCACGCGCCGCCTCATCGGGGGCGCCTTCGACGCGTCGGGGATCGAGACGCGGCACACCGTGCTGGAGGGCCTTGCCGGCTCGCCCGACGGGGTGTTCATCGCTGAGGACGGCACGCTGCTGTCACCCACGACCGGCGTCCGCAACGACCTCTACCGGAGTGCCGCGCCTCCGCTGGCCGCGACAGCCGCCCGCGACGCCCTGACCCGCGGCGCCGTCGCCGCCGATCAGATCACCCACGTGATCACGGTGTCCTGCACCGGGTTCTTCGCTCCCGGCCTCGACTACCACCTCGTGCGTGATCTCGGCCTGTCCGAGGACGTCGAACGCACTCACCTGGGCTTCATGGGCTGCTCGGCGGCGCTGCCGGCGCTGCGCCTGGCCTCGCAGATCGCCGAGGGACGCCCCCGCGCCGTCGTCCTGGTCGTGTGCCTGGAGCTGTGCTCGCTCCACGTCCGCGAGACCTCGGACCCGGAGCAGGTGGTGGCGGCCTCCGTGTTCGCCGACGGGGCGGCCGCGGCGCTGGTCACCGCCGGCGACATCCCCGGCGACCCGGGCGGGCTGGTCCTGGACCGTTTCGCCACTGCGCTGACCAGGGAGGGCGAGTCGGACATGTCCTGGACCATCGGGGACCATGGCTTCCAGATGACGCTCTCGGCCGAGGTCCCGCGGATCATCGGACGCGAGATCCGTGACGCCGTGGACCGGTTCCTCGGCGACGATCCCCCTCCGGGCATCTGGGCGGTCCACCCCGGCGGGCGCAGCGTCCTCGATCGGGTCGAGACGGGACTCGGGCTGGAGCCCGCGGCCCTGCACGCCTCCCGTGCGGTGCTGAGGGACTGCGGCAACATGTCCAGCGCGACGATCCTGTTCATCCTGCGACGGTTGCTGGAGGACCCGGCCGTCGAGGGGCCGATCGCCGCCCTCGCCTTCGGACCGGGCCTGACCGTGGAGTCCGCGCTGATGCACAGGAAGAGGTGA
- a CDS encoding methyltransferase domain-containing protein, with product MDLSRRDDLLRELMDDPDCDPERLHATLRRFGIVNRVVSGWDTVYRRHLRPVLAGLGRPARVLDLGSGGGDVIARLAGLAVRDRLAVHWTGADPDPRAHRAACAREVPGATFVCADAETLLSRGEAFDVVISNHVLHHLEAPELVEFTGASRALSSGVVLHNDIARSRRAYWLYAAGITPLAPGTFLRVDGLRSIRRSHRREELATHLGPEWTVTSPAPFRLLAEASGHA from the coding sequence ATGGACCTCTCGCGACGCGATGACCTGCTGCGCGAACTCATGGACGATCCCGACTGCGACCCCGAGCGGCTGCACGCGACACTTCGCCGCTTCGGGATCGTCAACCGTGTGGTCTCCGGCTGGGACACCGTCTACCGCAGACATCTCCGTCCGGTGCTGGCCGGCCTGGGCCGACCGGCTCGGGTGCTCGATCTCGGCTCGGGCGGCGGGGACGTCATCGCGCGCCTGGCCGGCCTGGCGGTCCGGGACCGCCTCGCCGTGCACTGGACAGGAGCCGATCCGGACCCCCGGGCGCACCGGGCGGCATGCGCACGGGAGGTCCCCGGAGCCACGTTCGTCTGCGCCGACGCCGAGACCCTCCTCTCCCGAGGCGAGGCCTTCGACGTCGTGATCTCCAACCATGTGCTCCACCACCTGGAGGCGCCCGAGCTGGTCGAGTTCACCGGCGCCTCCCGGGCGCTCTCCTCCGGCGTGGTGCTGCACAATGACATCGCCCGGAGCCGGCGGGCCTACTGGCTCTACGCCGCCGGCATCACCCCGCTGGCCCCAGGGACGTTCCTGCGGGTGGACGGGCTGCGCTCGATCCGCCGCAGCCACCGGCGCGAGGAGCTCGCGACCCACCTGGGGCCGGAGTGGACCGTCACCTCGCCGGCACCGTTCCGGCTGCTCGCCGAGGCGTCGGGCCATGCCTGA
- a CDS encoding FAD-dependent oxidoreductase: MPEVIVVGAGPVGLLMAGELRRHGVDVELLEQRAEPSPGTRAIGVHPPVLTALEGSGVTEGLLEHAVRVGHGQARSRGRLLGTVRFDQLSARFPFVATLPQAATEAVLARSAPEPVRGVRVTGLTPVGDAVQLSTDAGERHAPLVVLAGGARSRSLVHPELQPHTYPDRYLMTDAEVPDDGSRATAVVHLAETGVLESFPLPAGRRRFVAWDPPGAAQDAPARLDRMKQALIDRGAATDGKAAFGEITVGEVTGFGVRRMVAPTMRQGRMLVVGDAAHEVSPIGGQGMNLGLLDAVALAPLLAAWLRTGVPPEAALRRWELSRIRSARRAALLAGVNLRLGRPAPPALDALRRCGLQGMLGPGVGGLFTRAYAMGFDSGARAWNRPPARH, encoded by the coding sequence ATGCCTGAGGTGATCGTCGTCGGCGCCGGTCCCGTGGGACTGTTGATGGCCGGTGAGCTGCGGCGTCACGGAGTCGACGTCGAGCTCCTCGAACAGCGCGCGGAGCCGAGCCCCGGCACCCGTGCCATCGGCGTGCACCCGCCGGTGCTCACCGCCCTGGAGGGCTCCGGGGTCACGGAGGGCCTCTTGGAGCACGCCGTGCGGGTCGGCCACGGGCAGGCGCGCTCACGCGGGCGCCTGCTCGGCACTGTGCGCTTCGACCAACTCTCGGCGCGCTTCCCCTTCGTCGCGACGCTCCCCCAGGCCGCCACCGAGGCGGTCCTCGCGCGCTCAGCGCCGGAGCCGGTGCGCGGGGTCCGGGTCACCGGCCTGACTCCCGTCGGCGATGCCGTGCAGCTGAGCACCGACGCCGGGGAGCGGCACGCCCCGCTGGTCGTCCTCGCTGGAGGAGCCCGCTCACGGAGCCTCGTGCACCCGGAGCTGCAGCCACACACCTACCCCGACCGCTATCTGATGACCGATGCAGAGGTGCCCGACGACGGCTCCCGCGCCACCGCCGTGGTGCACCTCGCGGAGACCGGCGTGCTGGAGTCCTTCCCCCTCCCCGCCGGGCGCCGACGGTTCGTCGCCTGGGATCCTCCGGGCGCGGCGCAGGATGCGCCCGCACGTCTGGACCGCATGAAGCAGGCGCTGATCGACCGCGGAGCTGCCACCGACGGCAAAGCCGCCTTCGGTGAGATCACCGTCGGCGAGGTCACCGGCTTCGGGGTGCGGCGCATGGTGGCGCCGACCATGCGACAGGGACGGATGCTCGTCGTCGGCGACGCCGCCCATGAGGTCAGCCCCATCGGGGGTCAGGGCATGAATCTGGGACTGCTCGACGCCGTCGCCTTGGCCCCGCTGCTGGCCGCCTGGCTCCGCACCGGCGTCCCTCCGGAGGCCGCTCTGCGACGCTGGGAACTCTCGCGGATCCGTTCGGCCCGCCGCGCGGCCCTGCTCGCCGGGGTGAATCTGCGCCTCGGCCGCCCTGCGCCCCCGGCACTGGACGCTCTGCGGCGCTGCGGCCTGCAGGGGATGCTGGGCCCGGGCGTCGGCGGACTCTTCACCCGCGCCTACGCCATGGGATTCGACTCCGGAGCCAGAGCGTGGAACAGGCCTCCTGCGCGCCACTGA
- a CDS encoding UbiA family prenyltransferase, with amino-acid sequence MGPVLRSIAGLWRSSHPGPTLVVTTLAAALALASGLEIWRILLLAAAVFSGQLSIGISNDAIDAERDRAVGRTDKPIACGEVALRTAWTAAVVLALLALGLSAPLGVGLAGAHAVVLVCGWSYNAGLKTGPLSIAPYVLAFGCFPSLATLAAVDPQLAPGWAWLAGGALGAALHLTNVLPDLDDDARTGVRGTPHRLGPKASVRLAAASVLLGAASATLGPPGGSIPEVTAIGWVVLVLVVAVVLVSLVLARAGSSGRVLFRLVMLAALLLAAQLVASGHSLGT; translated from the coding sequence ATGGGTCCGGTGCTGAGGTCGATCGCTGGCCTGTGGCGGTCCTCTCACCCCGGCCCGACGCTCGTCGTCACGACCCTGGCGGCCGCGCTGGCACTCGCCTCAGGGCTGGAGATCTGGCGCATCCTGCTGCTCGCCGCGGCGGTGTTCTCGGGGCAGCTCTCGATCGGGATCTCCAATGACGCCATCGACGCCGAGCGCGACCGTGCCGTGGGGCGGACGGACAAGCCGATCGCCTGCGGGGAGGTCGCTCTGCGCACCGCATGGACCGCCGCCGTCGTGCTGGCCCTGCTCGCCCTGGGACTGTCGGCTCCCCTCGGCGTGGGGCTCGCCGGCGCCCACGCCGTGGTGCTGGTGTGCGGATGGTCCTACAACGCCGGGCTGAAGACGGGGCCGCTGTCCATCGCGCCCTACGTCCTTGCCTTCGGGTGCTTTCCCTCGCTGGCCACCCTGGCGGCCGTGGATCCGCAGCTCGCCCCCGGCTGGGCGTGGCTCGCCGGCGGCGCGCTGGGCGCGGCGCTGCATCTGACGAACGTGCTCCCCGACCTGGACGACGATGCCCGCACCGGGGTCCGCGGCACGCCCCATCGGCTGGGGCCGAAGGCCTCCGTCCGGCTGGCGGCGGCCTCGGTGCTGCTGGGCGCGGCCTCCGCCACACTCGGGCCCCCCGGCGGGAGCATCCCCGAAGTCACCGCGATCGGCTGGGTGGTGCTCGTCCTCGTCGTCGCGGTCGTGCTGGTCAGCCTGGTGCTCGCGCGGGCAGGATCCTCGGGTCGGGTGCTCTTCCGCCTCGTCATGCTCGCCGCCCTGCTGCTGGCCGCGCAGCTGGTGGCCTCCGGTCACTCGCTCGGGACCTGA
- a CDS encoding MDR family MFS transporter, which translates to MKTPDSTAQQRHATPTPDVPLPRGRGLVLIFTALMIAMLMASLSQTVLATALPTIVGELHGVEHMAWVITAFILASTIMMPVYGKLGDMFGRKPLFLIAIVVFVLGSALAGAAPSMDVLIAARVVQGIGGGGLMILSQATIADVVPARERGRYMGVMGGVFAFSSVAGPLLGGWLTDGPGWRWTLWMNVPLGVLALLGIALLLKLPRHPRAENGRIDYWGMALLGGVTTAVVLVATWGGGDFAWTSPVILSLIALALVASGLFIWVESRAAEPVMPLMLFRNRNFNLTMAAGLITGVAMFGALGYMPTYLQMVTGYSPAEAGLLMIPMMGTLLITSIVVGRRVTLTGRYRHFMIIGSVITAAGLGLLSTVHADSPVVLVCLYLGVMGLGLGATMQLLTLVAQNSFALRFVGTATAGQNYFRQVGATLGSAVIGSLFATRLTQSLSGKLSADAVGEGGASSLTPALVGELPEPVHTLVVESYNDALMPLFLALVPLALLATGFLLFVKEQALSTTLER; encoded by the coding sequence ATGAAAACCCCCGACTCCACCGCGCAGCAGAGGCACGCCACGCCGACCCCGGACGTCCCTCTTCCCCGAGGGCGCGGCCTGGTCCTGATCTTCACCGCGCTGATGATCGCGATGCTCATGGCCTCGCTGAGCCAGACCGTGCTCGCCACCGCCCTGCCGACCATCGTCGGAGAGCTGCACGGGGTCGAGCACATGGCCTGGGTGATCACCGCCTTCATCCTGGCCTCGACCATCATGATGCCGGTCTACGGCAAGCTCGGTGACATGTTCGGCCGCAAGCCGCTCTTCCTGATCGCCATCGTGGTGTTCGTCCTCGGCTCCGCGCTGGCCGGCGCCGCTCCGTCCATGGACGTGCTCATCGCAGCCCGCGTGGTGCAGGGCATCGGCGGCGGCGGCCTGATGATCCTCTCCCAGGCGACCATCGCCGACGTCGTCCCTGCACGGGAGCGTGGCCGCTACATGGGCGTGATGGGCGGGGTGTTCGCCTTCTCCTCGGTGGCGGGGCCGCTGCTGGGCGGCTGGCTGACCGACGGACCGGGCTGGCGCTGGACCCTCTGGATGAACGTGCCCCTGGGAGTGCTCGCCCTGCTCGGGATCGCCCTGCTGCTGAAGCTGCCCCGGCATCCGCGTGCCGAGAACGGCCGCATCGACTACTGGGGGATGGCGCTGCTGGGCGGTGTCACCACCGCCGTCGTGCTCGTGGCGACGTGGGGCGGCGGCGACTTCGCCTGGACTTCACCGGTGATCCTCTCGCTGATCGCACTCGCCCTGGTCGCCTCCGGGCTGTTCATCTGGGTGGAGTCGCGGGCTGCTGAGCCGGTCATGCCACTGATGCTGTTCCGCAATCGCAACTTCAACCTCACGATGGCCGCCGGGCTGATCACCGGCGTGGCGATGTTCGGTGCCCTGGGCTATATGCCCACCTATCTGCAGATGGTCACCGGCTACAGTCCCGCCGAGGCCGGGCTGCTGATGATCCCGATGATGGGCACCCTGCTGATCACTTCGATCGTCGTGGGGCGTCGGGTCACACTGACCGGCCGGTACAGGCACTTCATGATCATCGGCAGCGTGATCACCGCCGCCGGGCTCGGTCTGCTCTCCACTGTCCATGCCGACTCGCCCGTCGTGCTCGTCTGCCTGTACCTGGGTGTGATGGGTCTGGGTCTGGGCGCCACCATGCAGCTGCTGACGCTGGTGGCGCAGAACTCCTTCGCCCTGCGCTTCGTGGGCACCGCCACCGCCGGGCAGAACTACTTCCGGCAGGTGGGCGCCACCCTGGGATCGGCGGTGATCGGTTCGCTCTTCGCCACCCGGCTCACCCAGTCCCTCTCCGGAAAACTGTCTGCCGACGCCGTCGGAGAGGGCGGAGCCAGCTCGCTGACACCCGCGCTGGTCGGCGAGCTGCCCGAGCCGGTCCACACCCTGGTGGTGGAGTCCTACAACGACGCCCTGATGCCGCTGTTCCTCGCGCTGGTGCCGCTGGCGCTCCTGGCCACGGGGTTCCTGCTCTTCGTGAAGGAGCAGGCGCTGTCCACCACGCTGGAGAGGTGA
- a CDS encoding TetR family transcriptional regulator has translation MHESTISQRERNRLDTWNAVHEAAHAIAWEEGPQEAAVEAIAARAGVSRRTFFNYFPTKEDAILGTRTPEVSEGDIERFRTSDEDELTRVVHLFVAVVRTAIPEATSPQRRRIIGEHPSLQRRVLRLLSEVERIVAEVIQARVEDGDDVALAAPGDGARLEALLMLSGVIAKYAFHRYQESSAEDPREFLDESIAMFREVVDTTR, from the coding sequence GTGCACGAATCAACGATCTCTCAACGCGAGCGCAATCGCCTCGACACCTGGAACGCCGTCCACGAGGCCGCCCACGCGATCGCCTGGGAGGAGGGGCCGCAGGAGGCCGCGGTGGAGGCCATCGCCGCCCGGGCCGGCGTCTCACGACGCACCTTCTTCAACTATTTCCCCACCAAGGAGGATGCGATCCTCGGCACCCGGACCCCCGAGGTCTCCGAGGGCGACATCGAGCGCTTCCGCACCTCGGACGAGGACGAGCTGACCCGCGTGGTGCACCTCTTCGTGGCCGTGGTGCGCACCGCGATCCCGGAGGCCACATCCCCGCAGCGTCGCCGCATCATCGGTGAACATCCCAGCCTGCAGAGGCGCGTGCTCCGCCTGCTCTCCGAGGTGGAGCGGATCGTCGCGGAAGTCATCCAGGCCCGCGTGGAGGACGGTGACGATGTCGCGCTGGCCGCTCCCGGTGACGGGGCCCGTCTCGAGGCGCTGCTCATGCTCTCCGGCGTCATCGCCAAGTACGCCTTCCACCGATACCAAGAATCCTCCGCCGAGGACCCGCGTGAGTTCCTCGACGAGTCCATCGCCATGTTCCGAGAGGTCGTCGACACCACACGATGA
- a CDS encoding alkaline phosphatase yields MSPRHPRLTRGLSLAAAVVLGTAALGVTTPAATAGVGAPAPLSASEAEQGPKNVIYMVGDGMGYNHLAATNLYETGQTRYQVEGDADPEVLEELPGEAVQTYEDWDLLALSTYAAGGEYDPQAAWSDHDWVQTGATDSAAAGTAMATGKKTDNGVIGLDADGESVENLSERAVETGRSAGVVSSVPFSHATPAAWAAHNESRNNYHEIAEEMIDSDLDVIFGAGHPYYDDDSKKLKDPEFTYVTEEDYERLSSGETEFDFADKDSDFAKYARGKQQHLPDRAFGIAQVASTLQQGRSGESEQPYDVKQNKVVDLPTMSQAALNILGQNDDGFHLMIEGGAIDWAGHANDTARDIEEVQDFNDAVDAVIEWVETESSWDETLMIVTSDHETGYLAGPDDQPDFTPMTGEAGQLPELGWYSGNHTNQVVPFFFRGAGSEAFHEEIVGTDPVRGDYVDNTVVADVLMDGFWALED; encoded by the coding sequence ATGTCCCCTCGGCACCCCCGCCTCACCCGCGGCCTGAGCCTCGCCGCAGCCGTCGTCCTCGGAACCGCCGCTCTGGGCGTCACCACACCTGCGGCCACGGCCGGGGTCGGCGCCCCCGCCCCACTCAGCGCGTCCGAGGCCGAGCAGGGGCCGAAGAACGTCATCTACATGGTCGGCGACGGCATGGGCTACAACCACCTGGCGGCGACCAACCTCTACGAGACCGGCCAGACCCGGTACCAGGTCGAGGGCGACGCGGACCCCGAGGTCCTCGAGGAGCTTCCCGGCGAGGCCGTGCAGACCTACGAGGACTGGGACCTCCTGGCCCTGAGCACCTACGCCGCCGGCGGCGAGTATGACCCCCAGGCCGCCTGGTCCGACCATGACTGGGTGCAGACCGGTGCCACCGACTCCGCCGCGGCGGGCACCGCGATGGCCACCGGGAAGAAGACCGACAACGGCGTCATCGGCCTGGATGCGGACGGGGAGTCCGTCGAGAACCTCTCCGAGCGCGCCGTCGAGACCGGCCGCTCCGCCGGCGTCGTCTCTTCCGTGCCCTTCAGCCACGCCACTCCGGCCGCCTGGGCCGCGCACAACGAGTCCCGGAACAACTATCACGAGATCGCCGAAGAGATGATCGACTCCGACCTCGACGTCATCTTCGGCGCGGGGCACCCCTACTACGATGACGACAGCAAGAAGCTCAAGGACCCCGAGTTCACCTACGTGACCGAGGAGGACTACGAGCGGCTCTCCTCAGGCGAGACCGAGTTCGACTTCGCCGACAAGGACTCCGACTTCGCCAAGTACGCCCGCGGCAAGCAGCAGCATCTGCCCGACCGGGCCTTCGGCATCGCCCAGGTGGCCTCCACCCTGCAGCAGGGCCGCTCCGGCGAGTCCGAGCAGCCCTATGACGTGAAGCAGAACAAGGTGGTCGACCTGCCGACCATGTCGCAGGCCGCGCTGAACATCCTCGGGCAGAACGACGACGGCTTCCACCTGATGATCGAGGGCGGCGCCATCGACTGGGCGGGCCACGCCAACGACACCGCGCGCGACATCGAGGAGGTCCAGGACTTCAACGACGCCGTGGACGCCGTCATCGAGTGGGTCGAGACCGAGTCCTCCTGGGACGAGACCCTGATGATCGTGACCTCCGACCACGAGACGGGATACCTGGCCGGCCCCGATGACCAGCCCGACTTCACCCCCATGACCGGCGAGGCGGGTCAGCTGCCTGAGCTCGGATGGTACTCCGGCAACCACACCAACCAGGTGGTGCCCTTCTTCTTCCGCGGCGCCGGCTCCGAGGCGTTCCACGAGGAGATCGTCGGCACCGACCCGGTGCGCGGCGACTATGTGGACAACACGGTGGTGGCCGACGTCCTCATGGACGGGTTCTGGGCGCTGGAGGACTGA